A window of Luteolibacter flavescens contains these coding sequences:
- a CDS encoding GAF domain-containing sensor histidine kinase, whose protein sequence is MAGMLSSSSEAARALTLQRYNILDTPRELEFDRLVELVSKVFHAPIALISFLDGERQWFKAEVGLGIDSTEIGCSICRHAVESDAPVFVIGDTLLDEKTAANRLVTGEPKVRFYAGASLITHEGVGVGTLCILDYVPRQLDPHQKELLASLARQVVLMLEARTRLEIRDLENNFLRGEAVVRVEELQAAQNEGADLKVKLAERKDVLAIVTHDLRSPMTAITLVGHLMKEMAAREPSPTIEKLSSLLVSASDDMSRLVADLTDISVIEQGQLRMKFEIFAMADLVESLKLSHAMLAEDAGVLLRFDLPEVFSLMLKGDPYRLRQALSNLVGNAIRYTPKGETIAIGFNRSHEGFSITVTNPGVGIAPESLDRIFDHFWSEGTGLKRGRGIGLSIARAVARGHGGEISVSSEVGGLTTFKMTIPSRGISD, encoded by the coding sequence ATGGCGGGGATGCTTTCGAGTTCCTCTGAGGCTGCCCGGGCTCTAACCCTACAGCGCTACAACATTCTGGACACGCCCCGTGAACTTGAGTTCGACCGCCTCGTCGAGCTGGTATCCAAGGTGTTTCATGCTCCGATCGCCTTGATCTCATTCCTTGATGGTGAACGTCAGTGGTTCAAGGCAGAGGTTGGCCTTGGAATCGATTCAACCGAAATCGGATGCTCGATCTGCCGACATGCGGTGGAATCGGACGCCCCCGTCTTCGTGATCGGCGACACGCTGCTCGATGAGAAAACGGCGGCTAACCGGTTGGTGACCGGCGAGCCCAAGGTGCGGTTCTACGCCGGAGCCTCGTTGATCACGCATGAAGGGGTGGGCGTAGGAACCCTTTGCATTTTGGACTACGTGCCGAGGCAGCTAGATCCCCATCAGAAGGAATTGCTGGCCAGCCTGGCCCGGCAAGTCGTTCTGATGCTGGAAGCCCGCACGCGGTTGGAGATCCGTGACCTGGAAAACAATTTTCTTCGTGGTGAAGCCGTTGTCCGGGTTGAAGAGCTTCAAGCAGCTCAGAACGAGGGAGCCGATCTGAAGGTCAAATTGGCGGAGCGCAAGGACGTCCTCGCCATTGTGACGCACGATCTTCGAAGCCCCATGACTGCAATCACGCTGGTCGGGCATCTCATGAAGGAGATGGCCGCGCGAGAGCCGTCTCCTACCATCGAGAAGCTTTCCTCCTTGTTGGTCAGTGCATCCGACGACATGAGCCGCCTCGTCGCTGACCTCACCGACATCTCCGTGATCGAACAGGGGCAGCTTCGGATGAAGTTCGAAATATTTGCCATGGCCGATCTGGTGGAGAGCCTGAAGTTGAGCCACGCGATGCTTGCGGAGGACGCGGGCGTACTGCTGAGGTTCGATCTGCCAGAGGTGTTTTCCCTGATGCTCAAGGGCGATCCCTATCGATTGCGGCAGGCGCTCAGCAACCTGGTGGGCAACGCGATCAGATACACCCCAAAGGGCGAGACGATTGCCATCGGCTTCAACCGGTCGCACGAGGGCTTTTCCATTACAGTCACCAATCCGGGCGTGGGAATTGCGCCGGAGTCCTTGGACAGGATCTTCGACCACTTCTGGAGCGAGGGTACAGGGCTGAAGCGCGGGCGAGGCATAGGACTGTCGATTGCTCGCGCCGTTGCCCGGGGCCACGGAGGGGAGATTTCCGTTTCGAGTGAAGTCGGCGGGCTCACCACCTTCAAGATGACGATTCCCAGCCGCGGGATCTCAGATTGA
- a CDS encoding ParB N-terminal domain-containing protein, with translation MRDPSALVEHPRNPNRHPKKQIELLARIIRHQGWRNPIVVSARSGFVIAGHGRLAAARFLGLTAVPVDVQEFETEADEWAHLVADNRIAELANMDEAGLGELLRDLGEVEDFDLDLTGFDDEALADLMGDGSPAEGEGAADPAVTGRGLVGDFGAAPFSVFDARSGAWLDRKRAWIESGIASSEGRAEELAFSTSSQPQETYDRKAAVEAAEGRKLGWKEFAQRFPEAMKQTGTSIFDPVLAEIALRWWCPAGGRVLDPFAGGSVRGLVSAKLGMHYTGIDLRPEQVEANERQAAEFGPVPGSARWITGDSRCLPELIGEAEPFDFMLSCPPYFDLEVYSERPEDLSALGSYAGFLEAYREIIRHACARLAPDAFACWVIGDVRDSRGWFHGLTGDTVRAFEDAGMRLYNDAILLTPAGSLPMRVRGQFEKSRKLGKTHQYVLIFGKGDPAKVAARCTLARLPEDDGQNG, from the coding sequence TTGCGAGACCCATCGGCGCTGGTGGAGCACCCGCGAAACCCGAATCGTCATCCGAAGAAGCAAATCGAGCTGCTGGCCCGGATCATCAGGCATCAGGGATGGCGGAATCCCATCGTGGTCTCGGCTCGCAGCGGGTTCGTGATCGCCGGGCACGGGAGACTGGCTGCGGCGCGGTTCCTCGGGCTGACCGCGGTGCCGGTGGACGTGCAGGAGTTCGAGACGGAGGCGGACGAGTGGGCACATCTGGTCGCGGACAACCGCATCGCGGAACTGGCCAACATGGACGAGGCCGGGCTAGGGGAGTTGCTCCGAGATCTGGGCGAGGTGGAAGACTTCGATCTGGATCTGACGGGCTTCGACGATGAGGCGCTGGCCGACTTGATGGGTGATGGGTCTCCGGCGGAAGGGGAAGGGGCTGCCGATCCGGCAGTGACGGGGAGGGGGCTGGTGGGGGATTTCGGGGCCGCGCCTTTCTCGGTCTTCGATGCGCGCTCGGGTGCCTGGCTGGACCGGAAGCGGGCTTGGATCGAGTCGGGTATCGCCAGCTCGGAGGGGCGGGCCGAGGAGCTTGCTTTCTCGACCTCGTCGCAACCGCAGGAGACCTATGACCGGAAGGCGGCGGTGGAAGCCGCGGAGGGGCGGAAGCTGGGGTGGAAGGAATTCGCCCAGCGCTTCCCGGAGGCGATGAAGCAGACCGGCACGAGCATCTTCGACCCGGTGCTCGCGGAGATCGCGCTGCGCTGGTGGTGCCCGGCGGGTGGACGCGTGCTCGATCCCTTCGCGGGGGGAAGTGTCCGCGGGCTGGTCTCGGCGAAGCTGGGCATGCACTACACGGGGATCGATCTGCGTCCGGAGCAGGTGGAGGCGAACGAGCGCCAGGCGGCGGAGTTCGGTCCGGTGCCGGGATCGGCACGGTGGATCACGGGGGACAGCCGCTGCTTGCCGGAGCTGATCGGGGAGGCGGAGCCCTTCGACTTCATGCTGAGCTGCCCGCCCTACTTCGACCTCGAGGTGTATAGCGAGCGTCCCGAGGACCTGAGCGCGCTGGGCAGCTACGCGGGATTCCTCGAGGCCTACCGCGAGATCATCCGGCATGCGTGCGCGCGGCTCGCGCCGGATGCCTTTGCCTGCTGGGTGATCGGGGACGTGCGGGATTCCCGCGGTTGGTTCCACGGGCTGACCGGCGACACGGTGCGGGCCTTCGAGGATGCCGGGATGCGGCTCTACAACGATGCGATCCTGCTCACGCCGGCGGGCTCGCTGCCGATGCGCGTGCGCGGGCAATTTGAGAAGTCGCGGAAGCTCGGGAAGACGCACCAGTACGTGCTGATCTTCGGCAAGGGAGATCCGGCGAAGGTGGCGGCACGGTGCACGCTGGCGCGGCTGCCGGAAGACGATGGCCAAAACGGCTGA
- a CDS encoding DUF935 domain-containing protein, with protein sequence MGNTFAPVGAALPARRDALRIEAADGGSIPRFDGGGESIIAPKAQDRLLELIEREQLPADVRHTLAGALQGDLFRQQLLFQAMIDTWPRLQKALAEIKRAARKAPWQVKAWANRGEKPTAGAEALAKEVESAVWSMRPDPVRGLKGFEGMVEELAMGYFLGHQVMEVHWARDGSTWRPASAKVSPPRFYGYSQTWDGEDRLMLDRTGGMGALQLEDFPEHRFLIAVNGGHSGHAAVSAPLRALATYWLAAVYGLKWLIQFAQLCGVPFRWAEYAGEPDRVKVTQMLEKIGSAGWGAFPAGTKLNFVESRRSAEQLPTKVLIDLADEQCDIFILGQTLTSSAGDKGSQALGTVHETVRQDVIEGVCDFVGEVLTHQLVPSLVTLNHGAARGDMPGIWAVFEKAKDEKAKAERMEALKRLGLPVERQWAYDDLGVPMPAPGAELLFEEAAAGSDGVKGDPAKGPIPPEDDKERLEARDGWEAFAADSGTLGIPRAEMPQIRAGDRAAMVQFLRARGITSAEETVDPAALMATQAEYSPAKVAAARGYRGGSRAILISQDDHVVDGHHQWLAALEKGEPIRVIRLMAPVTRILMMVHRMPSTRVEASLREDLDDGRPKMLTVDRLSSAVLEGLTGVTADWLGPVRPFFDRLAALAMAKQVTDDDFLAALEKAGRELPELFDVLDKQALQEAFDDAIGSAMLAGSTSRYER encoded by the coding sequence ATGGGAAACACCTTTGCCCCGGTGGGTGCCGCGCTGCCGGCGCGGCGTGATGCGTTGCGGATCGAGGCTGCCGATGGCGGATCAATCCCGCGGTTCGATGGTGGCGGCGAGTCGATCATCGCTCCGAAGGCGCAGGACCGGCTGCTGGAACTGATCGAGCGGGAGCAGCTTCCGGCGGACGTGCGGCACACGCTGGCGGGGGCCTTGCAGGGCGATCTCTTCCGGCAGCAGCTCCTTTTCCAGGCGATGATCGACACCTGGCCGCGCCTCCAGAAGGCGCTGGCCGAGATCAAGCGGGCGGCGCGCAAGGCTCCATGGCAGGTGAAGGCATGGGCGAACCGCGGAGAGAAGCCGACGGCGGGGGCGGAGGCGCTGGCGAAGGAGGTGGAGTCGGCCGTCTGGTCGATGCGCCCCGATCCGGTCCGCGGGCTCAAGGGATTCGAAGGCATGGTTGAGGAACTGGCGATGGGCTACTTCCTCGGGCACCAGGTGATGGAGGTTCATTGGGCACGCGACGGCTCCACCTGGCGGCCCGCCTCGGCGAAGGTTTCCCCGCCGCGGTTCTACGGGTATTCCCAGACGTGGGACGGGGAGGACCGGCTGATGCTGGACCGGACGGGCGGCATGGGGGCGCTGCAACTCGAGGATTTCCCCGAGCATCGGTTCCTCATCGCGGTGAATGGCGGGCACTCCGGGCATGCGGCGGTCTCGGCCCCGCTCCGGGCGCTCGCGACCTACTGGCTGGCCGCGGTCTATGGACTGAAGTGGCTGATCCAGTTTGCCCAGCTCTGCGGCGTGCCGTTCCGCTGGGCCGAGTATGCCGGCGAGCCGGACCGGGTGAAGGTCACGCAGATGCTGGAAAAGATCGGCTCCGCGGGGTGGGGGGCATTTCCCGCGGGCACCAAGCTCAACTTCGTGGAGTCGCGCCGGTCTGCCGAGCAGCTACCGACGAAGGTGCTGATCGACCTGGCCGACGAGCAGTGCGACATCTTCATCCTCGGCCAGACGCTCACCAGCTCCGCCGGGGACAAGGGCAGCCAGGCGCTCGGGACGGTGCACGAGACGGTGCGCCAGGACGTGATCGAAGGTGTGTGCGACTTCGTCGGCGAGGTGCTCACCCACCAGCTCGTGCCGTCGCTCGTCACGCTCAACCACGGAGCGGCCCGCGGGGACATGCCGGGCATCTGGGCGGTCTTCGAGAAGGCGAAGGACGAGAAGGCCAAGGCGGAGCGGATGGAAGCGCTCAAGCGGCTGGGCCTGCCGGTGGAACGGCAATGGGCCTACGATGACCTCGGCGTGCCGATGCCGGCACCCGGCGCGGAACTGCTTTTCGAGGAGGCTGCCGCGGGATCGGACGGTGTGAAAGGTGATCCTGCCAAGGGGCCGATTCCACCGGAGGATGACAAGGAGCGGCTGGAAGCGCGGGATGGCTGGGAAGCCTTTGCGGCGGACAGCGGCACGCTCGGGATTCCCCGGGCCGAAATGCCGCAGATCCGGGCGGGCGACCGCGCGGCCATGGTGCAGTTCCTGCGCGCGCGTGGGATCACGTCCGCGGAGGAGACCGTCGATCCCGCCGCGCTCATGGCCACGCAAGCGGAATACTCGCCCGCGAAGGTGGCGGCGGCGAGGGGATACCGCGGCGGCAGCCGGGCGATCCTGATTTCGCAGGACGATCACGTGGTGGACGGGCATCACCAGTGGCTCGCGGCACTGGAGAAGGGCGAGCCGATCCGGGTGATTCGCCTGATGGCTCCCGTGACGCGCATCCTGATGATGGTCCATCGAATGCCGAGCACCCGGGTGGAAGCCTCGTTGCGGGAGGACCTGGACGATGGTCGCCCGAAGATGCTGACCGTGGACCGGCTCTCATCCGCCGTGCTCGAAGGGCTGACCGGGGTGACCGCCGATTGGCTCGGTCCGGTGCGCCCTTTCTTCGACCGGCTGGCCGCGCTGGCGATGGCGAAGCAAGTGACCGACGACGACTTTTTGGCGGCCCTAGAAAAAGCGGGACGCGAGCTGCCGGAACTCTTCGACGTGCTCGACAAGCAGGCCCTGCAGGAGGCCTTCGACGATGCGATCGGAAGCGCGATGCTGGCGGGGAGCACGAGCCGCTACGAACGATGA
- a CDS encoding N-acetylmuramoyl-L-alanine amidase, whose translation MSTKTIIIDPGHGMSNRRSGVFDPGAVAAGVREADIALDWTNELRGILQAAGHKVVRTRRDHADPAPVGKRAGIAKQYGGEVMISFHCNCADGRAHGTETFYRGDGNRAMAAKLNEAVAEVLGTKSRGAKTEAQSQHSSLAVLSFKQCYLVELGFIDNSNDRVKMLDAGLRRKACEALAKILTSS comes from the coding sequence ATGTCCACGAAGACCATCATCATCGATCCCGGGCACGGGATGAGCAACCGGCGGTCCGGAGTGTTCGATCCCGGAGCCGTCGCCGCCGGAGTGCGGGAGGCCGACATCGCGCTCGACTGGACCAACGAGCTGCGCGGCATCCTCCAGGCAGCCGGGCACAAGGTGGTGCGGACGCGCAGGGATCATGCTGACCCGGCCCCGGTTGGGAAGCGGGCGGGCATCGCGAAGCAGTATGGCGGGGAGGTAATGATTTCCTTCCACTGCAACTGCGCCGACGGCCGGGCGCACGGCACGGAGACCTTCTACAGGGGCGATGGGAACCGCGCTATGGCGGCCAAGCTCAACGAGGCGGTAGCGGAAGTGCTGGGGACGAAATCTCGCGGCGCGAAGACAGAGGCGCAGAGCCAGCATTCCTCGCTGGCCGTGCTTTCATTCAAGCAGTGCTACCTGGTCGAACTTGGCTTTATCGACAATTCGAACGACCGGGTGAAAATGCTGGATGCCGGGCTGCGCCGGAAGGCGTGCGAGGCGCTGGCGAAAATCCTTACCTCATCTTGA
- a CDS encoding ferritin-like domain-containing protein, which yields MSPITLDTVDGRRTFLRRLSMLGIGGAGIVAAPFAKADPRPTPYNKKARTDAAVLNFALNLEYLEAEYYLRGTTGLGLEGAVIGTDGAGTEGAVTVKQNPKVVFSTPAVEQYANEIAIDEANHVRFLREVLGASKYDQVARPQIDLLNSFNTLGTLLGLESFDPFANEVNFLLGAFIFEDVGVTAYKGASPLLTNKVYLEAAAGILGVEAYHAGSIRTLLYSLGTDVQNTANAISDIRASLDNLASPSTPKLDQGIRLNNVANIVPADGNSVAFSRTTRQVLNIVYGAPNATSGLFFPAGLNGSIR from the coding sequence ATGAGCCCCATCACCCTCGATACGGTTGACGGCCGTCGCACCTTCCTCCGCCGCCTCAGCATGCTGGGAATCGGTGGCGCCGGCATTGTCGCTGCACCTTTCGCCAAGGCCGATCCCCGGCCGACGCCTTACAACAAGAAGGCGCGGACAGATGCCGCCGTGCTCAATTTCGCGTTGAACCTGGAATACCTCGAAGCCGAGTACTATCTGCGCGGCACTACCGGTCTTGGACTGGAGGGCGCTGTCATCGGCACCGATGGAGCAGGCACCGAGGGTGCCGTCACGGTGAAGCAGAATCCGAAGGTTGTATTCTCGACTCCGGCGGTCGAACAGTATGCGAACGAGATCGCGATCGATGAAGCCAACCATGTGCGCTTCCTCCGCGAAGTGCTCGGCGCATCGAAGTATGACCAGGTGGCACGGCCGCAGATCGATTTGTTGAACAGCTTTAACACGCTCGGCACGCTGCTGGGCCTGGAATCCTTCGACCCCTTCGCCAATGAAGTGAATTTCCTTCTCGGAGCATTCATCTTCGAGGACGTCGGTGTCACGGCCTACAAGGGGGCGAGCCCTCTTCTGACCAACAAGGTCTATCTGGAGGCTGCTGCCGGTATCCTCGGTGTGGAAGCCTACCATGCCGGCTCGATCCGCACGCTGCTCTACAGCCTGGGAACCGATGTCCAGAACACCGCGAACGCCATCTCCGATATCCGCGCTTCCCTCGACAATCTCGCCTCTCCCAGCACTCCAAAGCTGGACCAGGGGATCAGGTTGAACAACGTGGCCAATATCGTGCCCGCAGATGGGAACTCCGTGGCATTCAGCCGCACCACGCGTCAGGTGCTCAATATCGTCTATGGTGCACCCAATGCGACCTCCGGGCTCTTCTTCCCGGCTGGGTTGAACGGAAGCATCCGGTAA
- the nhaA gene encoding Na+/H+ antiporter NhaA has translation MNSTPPPMGMIRAFFSMESASGLILMAVAAMALVVANSAFAPSYFGILNSYAGGLSILHWINDGLMAVFFLLVGLEIKRELLEGELSTWQRRALPGFAALGGMIVPGAVYYACNLAEGGQARGWAIPTATDIAFALGVLALLGSRAPVSLKIFLTALAIIDDLGAVLIIAIFYTNEIDLRFLGGAAATLGVLGLLNYRNVTWLSIYCALGIVLWACLLKSGVHATLAGVLLALTIPLRLSAQATIQPPLKRLEHSIHPFVGFLVIPIFGFANAGVSLTGFSLPALGEPVSLGVALGLFAGKQVGVFLASAIAIKAGIARLPDGANWRQLYGVCALCGIGFTMSLFIGLLAFDAPDIQNQVKLGVMIGSAASAILGAALLIPKRGTDFKLR, from the coding sequence ATGAATTCGACACCGCCCCCAATGGGAATGATCCGAGCCTTCTTTTCCATGGAGTCAGCCTCAGGGCTGATTCTCATGGCTGTGGCGGCAATGGCACTTGTCGTGGCCAATTCGGCATTCGCGCCCTCCTATTTTGGGATTCTAAACAGCTATGCGGGTGGTCTAAGCATTCTTCATTGGATCAACGACGGACTGATGGCGGTCTTCTTTCTTCTTGTGGGTCTGGAGATCAAACGGGAACTTCTTGAGGGCGAGCTTTCCACGTGGCAGCGCCGAGCGTTGCCGGGCTTTGCGGCCCTGGGGGGCATGATCGTGCCGGGAGCGGTCTACTACGCATGCAATCTTGCAGAGGGAGGGCAGGCGAGAGGATGGGCGATCCCCACAGCTACAGACATCGCCTTCGCGCTGGGGGTGCTTGCCTTGTTGGGATCGCGAGCTCCCGTATCGCTGAAGATTTTCCTCACTGCTCTGGCAATCATTGATGACCTCGGAGCGGTATTGATCATCGCGATTTTCTACACGAATGAGATCGATCTTCGTTTCTTGGGAGGCGCTGCAGCCACATTAGGTGTCCTTGGTCTGCTAAACTACCGAAATGTTACCTGGCTGAGCATCTATTGCGCACTGGGAATCGTGCTTTGGGCATGCCTTCTGAAATCCGGAGTCCATGCGACCCTCGCCGGCGTCCTACTAGCTCTCACCATTCCGCTTCGGTTATCGGCACAGGCCACAATCCAACCGCCTCTGAAGCGTCTGGAACACTCAATTCATCCATTCGTGGGTTTCCTCGTAATTCCGATTTTTGGATTCGCGAATGCCGGCGTTTCCCTGACAGGATTCAGTCTCCCGGCGCTCGGTGAACCGGTATCCCTCGGCGTCGCCCTCGGCCTTTTTGCGGGAAAGCAGGTGGGCGTTTTTCTTGCCTCTGCTATAGCAATCAAGGCGGGCATTGCACGCCTTCCTGACGGAGCCAACTGGCGGCAGCTCTACGGTGTGTGCGCCCTTTGCGGGATTGGATTCACCATGAGCCTGTTCATAGGCCTTCTGGCATTCGATGCTCCGGATATTCAGAATCAAGTGAAGCTCGGCGTAATGATTGGGTCGGCAGCGTCGGCGATCCTTGGTGCTGCTCTGCTGATTCCCAAGCGAGGCACTGATTTTAAGTTAAGATGA